In the genome of Sulfurimonas autotrophica DSM 16294, the window AACAGATGTAAAAGAGACAGCTAAAGCATCAGAAGAAGCTCCTGCAAAAAAAGAGGAAGCGCAACCTGAAGTAAAACCTGCAGCAGAAGAAAAACAAGAAGCAAAAGCTCCTAAAGTTGAGGCAAAAAAAGAAGAAAATGCTTCTGCCCCCAAAGCACCTAAAAAAGAAACTGCTAAAAGTACACTAAAAGTTGTACAGCCTACTGTAAGACCCGTTATTAAAAAATCGGGATTAAAGATTGTTAAAAAGAAAAAGCCAAAAGTTGAGGAGAACTATTCTATTCCTCAAAAACAAGCGTCTGTTTCATCATATGGAAAGATGAGTGCAGAAGCACTTGCAGAATTATCAAGAAAAAAGAAATCAACAACAAAACAGTCACCGACATCAAAGAAAGATCAGGGAACAAAGCTTGATATATTCGGTGGTTCTCTGTCTGACGTGTCTATGGATATGGATGACCAGGTAACTCTTTTAGATTTGAACTCAACTGAACGTGCTCCAATAGCTCCAGAAGAACCAAGAAAACCAAGAGCACCAAAGCCGGCAGGTAGAAATGCAAATAAAAAGCAAGCACCACGCGGTAGAAAAGTTTCTCGCGATAAAAGAAAAAAATATGCTAAAGTAACACATGAAGAGGAAGTTGTAACACATGTAGAAATTCCTGAAGATATTCGTGTTTATGAGTTTGCAGAAAAATTGAAACGCCCGATGTCAGATATTATCAAAGTTCTTTTTGACCTTGGTATGATGATGACGAAAAATGACTTTTTGGGTGCCGATGAGATTGAAATATTATCTGAAGAGTTTGGTGTAGAAGTTACTATCGTAGATCCTAAAGATGAATTTAACTATGTTGAAGAAACTGAAGTTGAAGATATTAATGCAGTTGAAAGACCACCGATTATTACTATAATGGGACATGTCGATCATGGTAAAACGTCATTACTTGATGCTATTAGAAAAGCAAAAGTAACAGAAGGCGAAGCCGGTGGAATAACACAGCATATCGGTGCATATACAGTTGAACAAAATAATAAAGCTATTACATTTATAGATACTCCTGGTCATGCTGCATTTAGTTCTATGCGTCAACGCGGTACAGATATTACAGATGTTGTTGTTATAGTTGTTGCTGCAGATGACGGTGTGAAACCACAAACACTAGAAGTTATAAATATTGCAAAAGAGTCAGGCGCGCCGGTTATTGTTGCCTTGACTAAAATGGATAAAGAGACTGCAAACCCTGACCTTGTCAAAGGTCAAATGGCAGAACATGGCATCTCTCCTGTTGATTGGGGCGGAGATGTGGAGTTTGTACCTGTTTCATCAAAAACAGGCATGGGCATTGACGAATTACTGGAAAATATTCTTTTAACCGCAGAAGTACTTGAACTCAAAGCAAATCCTGAGGCACCGGCAAAAGCTGCAGTTGTTGAATCATCTTTAGAAAAAGGCCGCGGTCCTGTTGCAACTGTAATAGTTCAAAACGGTACACTGAAAGTCGGAGACAATGTTGTGTGTGGTAGTTCATACGGTCGTGTAAAAGCACTTGTCAATGAAAATGGCAAACAAATTAAATCAGTTGGACCATCACATACATCTGTTGTCGTAGGACTTAATGAAGTGCCTGCTGCAGGTGAAATTATGATGGCAATGAACAGCGATAAAGAAGCAAAAGAGTACGCACATAAACGTTATGAATATGAGCGAAATAAAGAGCTTTCAAAATCAACGAAGTCAACGTTAGAAGATATGACTTCTATGATTGCAGAGGGCAAACTTAAGTCTCTTAAAGTAGTTCTTAAAACTGATGTTCA includes:
- the infB gene encoding translation initiation factor IF-2, translating into MIEKVRVHEIAKELGIASKDVLDKAKKMGLEVKSAQSVVTMEQAESIANYIMNGDESAQVQKPKVVKKTSKKVNEDTPEETKTDVKETAKASEEAPAKKEEAQPEVKPAAEEKQEAKAPKVEAKKEENASAPKAPKKETAKSTLKVVQPTVRPVIKKSGLKIVKKKKPKVEENYSIPQKQASVSSYGKMSAEALAELSRKKKSTTKQSPTSKKDQGTKLDIFGGSLSDVSMDMDDQVTLLDLNSTERAPIAPEEPRKPRAPKPAGRNANKKQAPRGRKVSRDKRKKYAKVTHEEEVVTHVEIPEDIRVYEFAEKLKRPMSDIIKVLFDLGMMMTKNDFLGADEIEILSEEFGVEVTIVDPKDEFNYVEETEVEDINAVERPPIITIMGHVDHGKTSLLDAIRKAKVTEGEAGGITQHIGAYTVEQNNKAITFIDTPGHAAFSSMRQRGTDITDVVVIVVAADDGVKPQTLEVINIAKESGAPVIVALTKMDKETANPDLVKGQMAEHGISPVDWGGDVEFVPVSSKTGMGIDELLENILLTAEVLELKANPEAPAKAAVVESSLEKGRGPVATVIVQNGTLKVGDNVVCGSSYGRVKALVNENGKQIKSVGPSHTSVVVGLNEVPAAGEIMMAMNSDKEAKEYAHKRYEYERNKELSKSTKSTLEDMTSMIAEGKLKSLKVVLKTDVHGSLEAIRSSLTELRNDEVKIDVISSGVGGITESDVELVSNSENCVLLGFNVRPTGSVKALAKQRNVDIRTYSIIYQLLDDMTGMLTGMMAPKFTEENTGQAEVKDVFKSPKGMVAGCLVVDGRLIRGGLVRVIREGVVAYEGELVSLKRFKEDVEEIGNGYECGVIISNYNDVKVGDVIETFKKVEQKVSL